Proteins encoded within one genomic window of Haloplanus vescus:
- a CDS encoding DUF7549 family protein — protein sequence MWVRSEYAGELAVLLTWLSAFIPWNVSFASASGASVVFVRFPLVQVRYVFGIALARSVAVADPLSAIAFQEGQPIELAYQVWAAGAAVFVVALAVSVLYYRDEAWAESWPVDPVRLLGGLLLGTGLVFAGATSLLLSRGFGGLPIPIGVVFLCLFGGVLLTAERTE from the coding sequence ATGTGGGTCCGGTCCGAGTACGCCGGCGAACTGGCCGTCCTCTTGACGTGGCTGTCCGCGTTCATCCCGTGGAACGTTTCGTTCGCGTCGGCGTCCGGCGCGTCGGTGGTGTTCGTTCGCTTCCCGCTGGTGCAGGTGCGATACGTCTTCGGCATCGCCCTTGCCCGCAGCGTCGCCGTCGCCGACCCGCTCTCGGCGATTGCCTTCCAAGAGGGCCAACCCATCGAACTCGCCTATCAGGTGTGGGCCGCCGGCGCCGCCGTCTTCGTCGTTGCGCTCGCCGTCTCGGTCCTCTACTACCGCGACGAGGCGTGGGCGGAGTCGTGGCCCGTCGACCCCGTTCGCCTCCTCGGCGGCCTGCTTCTCGGCACCGGTCTCGTCTTCGCGGGCGCGACGTCTCTCCTCCTCTCGCGGGGGTTCGGCGGCCTGCCGATTCCGATTGGCGTCGTCTTCCTCTGCCTGTTCGGCGGTGTCCTCCTCACCGCCGAGCGAACGGAGTGA
- the dapF gene encoding diaminopimelate epimerase, with protein sequence MSTVTAEKYHGTANDFLVLPADAPVTDRAAFARVHCDRETGVRGERTGADGVLFLDLDSSATPVRVTMTLVQPDGSIAEMCGNGARVTAVWAARATGAREVVIETPAGDRHAVVQSEGVTVEMGHPSFDPTDVPLVPDHGNQLVEESVEGLTVTAVDTGVPHAVAFVDDVDDVDLPNVAPPVRHADVFPEGANVTLASRVRLDDDAREGAPGQTAAFRQRTFERGVEGETMACGTGAVAIVAAAKRTGRLDTEGPVRVSPPGGDLVIVVPDDEPATLTGPVEYEFEDELEVPEA encoded by the coding sequence ATGAGCACCGTCACCGCCGAGAAGTACCACGGGACGGCCAACGACTTCCTCGTCCTGCCCGCCGACGCGCCGGTGACGGACCGCGCGGCCTTCGCTCGCGTCCACTGTGACCGCGAGACGGGCGTGCGCGGCGAGCGAACCGGGGCCGACGGCGTGCTCTTCTTGGACCTCGACTCGTCGGCCACGCCCGTCCGGGTGACGATGACGCTCGTCCAACCCGACGGCTCTATCGCCGAGATGTGTGGCAACGGCGCGCGCGTCACCGCCGTCTGGGCGGCGCGGGCGACCGGCGCGCGCGAAGTCGTCATCGAGACGCCCGCGGGCGACCGCCACGCCGTCGTGCAGAGCGAGGGCGTCACCGTCGAGATGGGTCACCCGTCGTTCGACCCGACCGACGTACCCCTCGTGCCCGACCACGGCAACCAACTCGTTGAGGAGTCCGTCGAGGGACTGACTGTCACCGCCGTCGACACCGGCGTCCCCCACGCCGTCGCGTTCGTCGACGACGTGGACGACGTGGACCTCCCCAACGTCGCGCCGCCGGTCCGGCACGCCGACGTGTTCCCCGAGGGCGCGAACGTCACCCTCGCCTCCCGCGTGCGTCTGGACGACGACGCTCGCGAGGGGGCGCCCGGGCAGACGGCGGCCTTCCGCCAGCGCACCTTCGAGCGCGGCGTCGAAGGCGAGACGATGGCCTGCGGGACGGGCGCGGTGGCCATCGTCGCCGCCGCGAAGCGGACGGGCCGCCTCGACACCGAGGGCCCCGTCCGGGTGTCGCCACCGGGCGGTGACCTCGTCATCGTCGTCCCCGACGACGAACCGGCGACGCTCACCGGCCCGGTCGAGTACGAGTTCGAGGACGAACTGGAGGTCCCCGAGGCGTGA
- the psmA gene encoding archaeal proteasome endopeptidase complex subunit alpha: MQGQAQQQAYDRGITIFSPDGRLYQVEYAREAVKRGTASIGIRTEDGVVLAADKRSRSPLMEPTSVEKIHKADDHAGIASAGHVADARQLIDFARRQAQVNHLRYSEPIGIEALTKEVTDHIQQYTQVGGARPFGVALLIGGIEDGEPRLYETDPSGTPYEWKAVSIGANRGDLQEYLEENYTGSDGLDIDDGIELALRALATTNEDTLEPSGVDVGTVDVDSEEFHELDNDEIETHLDDFDLLPTEGDEDESNEE, translated from the coding sequence ATGCAGGGACAAGCCCAACAGCAGGCATACGACCGTGGGATAACGATCTTCTCGCCCGATGGCCGCCTCTATCAGGTCGAATACGCCCGAGAGGCAGTCAAGCGAGGAACAGCCAGTATCGGCATCCGAACGGAGGACGGCGTCGTCCTCGCAGCGGACAAACGCTCCCGCTCGCCGCTGATGGAGCCGACGAGCGTCGAGAAAATTCACAAGGCAGACGACCACGCGGGCATCGCCTCCGCGGGCCACGTGGCTGACGCACGCCAGCTGATAGACTTCGCTCGCCGACAGGCGCAGGTCAACCACCTCCGCTACAGCGAACCCATCGGCATCGAGGCGCTCACGAAGGAAGTCACCGACCACATCCAGCAGTACACGCAGGTCGGTGGCGCTCGTCCCTTCGGCGTCGCCCTCCTCATCGGCGGCATCGAAGACGGCGAACCCCGTCTCTACGAGACCGACCCCTCGGGAACGCCCTACGAGTGGAAGGCCGTCTCCATCGGCGCCAACCGTGGCGACCTGCAGGAGTACCTCGAAGAGAACTACACGGGGTCGGACGGTCTCGACATCGACGACGGTATCGAGCTGGCGCTCCGCGCCCTCGCGACGACCAACGAGGACACGCTCGAACCCTCGGGCGTCGACGTCGGGACGGTCGACGTCGACAGCGAGGAGTTCCACGAACTCGACAACGACGAGATCGAGACCCACCTCGACGACTTCGACCTCCTGCCCACCGAGGGCGACGAGGACGAGTCGAACGAGGAGTAA
- the dapA gene encoding 4-hydroxy-tetrahydrodipicolinate synthase yields MTLTEFRGVYPAMTTPFHEDGSIDFETLREDAHRLVDAGVDGLVPVGSTGESATLSHDEHIEVVEAVIDAVGDEVPIIAGSGSNNTREALELSRRSAEAGADALLLISPYYNKPEPAGMVDHYRTIADEVDLPQIVYNVPGRTGQNITVDTAVELASHPNILGYKAASGDLSQVSEVVERTRDEDFHVLAGDDGLILPTLSVGGTGTISVVANIEPERTVDMVHSALDDDYEHARERHHELGPLMRALFWETNPIPVNEAMAIRGDGPGNVRLPLTRLSEDLRDDLAAVLDDLDPVEVEA; encoded by the coding sequence ATGACACTCACCGAGTTCCGCGGGGTCTATCCCGCCATGACGACGCCGTTCCACGAGGACGGCAGCATCGATTTCGAAACGTTACGCGAGGACGCCCACCGCCTCGTTGACGCCGGCGTCGACGGCCTCGTGCCCGTCGGGTCGACCGGCGAGAGCGCGACGCTCAGCCACGACGAACACATCGAGGTGGTCGAAGCCGTCATCGACGCCGTCGGCGACGAAGTGCCCATCATCGCCGGGTCCGGGTCGAACAACACCCGCGAAGCGCTCGAACTCTCCCGGCGCTCCGCCGAGGCGGGCGCCGACGCCCTCCTCCTCATCTCGCCGTACTACAACAAGCCCGAACCCGCCGGGATGGTCGACCACTACCGCACCATCGCCGACGAGGTGGACCTCCCCCAAATCGTCTACAACGTCCCCGGCCGGACGGGCCAGAACATCACCGTCGACACCGCGGTCGAACTCGCCAGCCATCCCAACATCTTGGGGTACAAGGCCGCGAGCGGCGACTTGAGTCAGGTGTCCGAGGTCGTCGAACGCACCCGCGACGAGGACTTTCACGTCCTCGCCGGCGACGACGGCCTCATCCTCCCCACCCTCTCGGTCGGTGGGACGGGGACCATCAGCGTCGTCGCCAATATCGAACCCGAGCGGACGGTCGATATGGTCCACTCGGCGCTCGATGACGACTACGAACACGCCCGCGAGCGCCACCACGAACTCGGTCCGCTGATGCGCGCGCTGTTCTGGGAGACGAACCCGATTCCCGTCAACGAGGCGATGGCCATCCGCGGCGACGGCCCGGGCAACGTCCGACTCCCGCTCACCCGCCTCTCCGAGGACCTGCGTGACGACTTGGCGGCCGTCCTCGACGACCTCGACCCCGTGGAGGTGGAGGCATGA
- a CDS encoding DUF5793 family protein yields MRRDHFELEVHNVDWVESGEPPAEPRVVIDFTGPEDTLTERLTGADGDLLDASETDVAFRLQDPLDSPDAAGVVSVTDRITGDFLLELNEDADDVLQFVRAAREYGQTTDDGGQYSVVIRVDGDTVATYEKSTFLVYDANGSLLRSKSLIPSGVEL; encoded by the coding sequence ATGAGGCGCGACCACTTCGAGTTGGAAGTACACAACGTCGACTGGGTGGAGTCGGGGGAGCCGCCAGCAGAGCCGCGCGTCGTCATCGACTTCACGGGGCCGGAGGACACACTGACCGAGCGACTGACGGGGGCCGACGGCGACTTGCTCGATGCCTCGGAGACGGACGTTGCCTTCCGACTCCAAGACCCACTCGACAGCCCGGACGCGGCAGGGGTCGTGAGCGTCACCGACCGCATCACCGGTGACTTCCTCCTCGAACTCAACGAAGACGCCGACGACGTGTTACAGTTCGTCCGCGCCGCCCGCGAGTACGGGCAGACGACCGACGACGGCGGACAGTACAGCGTCGTCATCCGCGTCGACGGCGACACCGTCGCCACCTACGAGAAGAGCACCTTCCTCGTCTACGACGCCAACGGGAGTCTGCTTCGCTCCAAGAGTCTGATCCCGTCGGGCGTCGAACTCTAG
- a CDS encoding RNase P subunit p30 family protein, with the protein MYEAVHAHPDGTSTATRFATTAARVGYEGVVIRAREATPDYDSLRESAGIDVVDAVEIVAPDPERASGSVGGERPDHTLVCVRGGTDRLNRFAVENERVDVLTRPMDGDGDVNHVLANRAATNGVRIEFDFGPVLRSTGGERVRALRDLRKLRELVADADAPYVVSATPDSHLDLRAPRELVAVGEVVGFDPETVRAGLREWGALAERNRHRQSESYVSPGVERGRYEEDES; encoded by the coding sequence ATGTACGAGGCGGTCCACGCCCACCCCGACGGGACGAGCACGGCGACGCGATTCGCCACGACTGCGGCTCGCGTGGGCTACGAGGGCGTCGTGATTCGGGCGCGGGAGGCGACGCCCGACTACGACTCGCTCCGCGAGTCCGCGGGCATCGACGTCGTCGATGCCGTCGAAATCGTCGCCCCCGACCCCGAACGCGCGAGTGGTTCGGTGGGCGGCGAGCGCCCGGACCATACGCTCGTCTGCGTCCGCGGCGGGACCGACCGCCTCAATCGCTTCGCCGTCGAGAACGAACGCGTCGACGTACTCACGCGCCCGATGGACGGCGACGGCGACGTGAACCACGTCCTCGCCAACCGGGCGGCGACCAACGGCGTCCGCATCGAGTTCGACTTCGGCCCGGTGTTGCGCTCAACAGGCGGGGAGCGCGTTCGCGCGCTCCGTGACCTGCGGAAACTCCGCGAACTCGTCGCCGACGCCGACGCACCCTACGTCGTCAGCGCGACGCCGGACTCCCATCTCGACCTGCGAGCGCCGCGCGAACTCGTCGCCGTCGGCGAAGTCGTCGGCTTCGACCCCGAGACGGTTCGTGCGGGGCTTCGCGAGTGGGGCGCCCTCGCCGAGCGCAATCGCCACCGGCAGTCCGAGTCCTACGTCAGCCCCGGCGTCGAACGCGGACGATACGAGGAGGACGAGTCGTGA
- the dapB gene encoding 4-hydroxy-tetrahydrodipicolinate reductase, which yields MITVAVTGAGGQMGREVLEAVADREDMAAAFAVNRTSVPPIAGTTVEDEGDLPRLLEEHDPDVLVDFTVPDASTRYVEACADAGVAAVVGTTGFSDAQLELLADAAREIPLLRAPNFSRAMTAFRDVIREAVAALDDYDIELSETHHNRKRDAPSGTANDILDDIEEIRGDFDRVHGREGDQPREGDEVGVHALRAGDIRGEHELLLAGNHEVLTLTHRAESRGVFAEGALDAADWLVGRPAGEYDFEDTV from the coding sequence ATGATAACGGTCGCCGTCACCGGCGCCGGCGGCCAGATGGGTCGCGAGGTGCTCGAAGCGGTCGCCGACCGCGAGGACATGGCGGCCGCCTTCGCGGTCAACCGCACGTCCGTCCCGCCCATCGCGGGTACCACCGTCGAGGACGAGGGGGACCTGCCGCGACTCCTCGAAGAGCACGACCCCGACGTGCTGGTGGATTTCACCGTCCCCGACGCGAGCACGCGCTACGTCGAGGCCTGTGCCGACGCGGGCGTCGCCGCCGTCGTCGGGACGACCGGCTTCTCGGACGCCCAACTCGAACTCCTCGCCGACGCCGCCAGAGAGATTCCCCTACTCCGAGCCCCGAACTTCTCGCGCGCCATGACGGCGTTTCGGGACGTGATTCGGGAGGCCGTCGCCGCGCTCGACGACTACGACATCGAGCTCTCGGAGACCCACCACAACCGCAAGCGAGACGCTCCCTCGGGGACGGCAAACGACATCCTCGACGACATCGAGGAGATTCGCGGCGACTTTGACCGCGTGCACGGCCGCGAGGGCGACCAGCCCCGAGAGGGTGACGAGGTGGGCGTCCACGCGCTCCGAGCCGGCGACATCAGAGGCGAACACGAACTACTACTTGCGGGGAACCACGAGGTGCTGACGCTCACGCATCGAGCCGAGTCCCGCGGCGTCTTCGCCGAGGGTGCGCTCGATGCCGCCGACTGGCTCGTCGGCCGCCCGGCCGGCGAGTACGACTTCGAGGACACAGTATGA
- the lysA gene encoding diaminopimelate decarboxylase → MNAQAAGPAVRRLADWSAADLADLADEYGTPLYVTDLDRVRENATRLRAAFDADTDDVDVRYAVKAHTGRAVLETVRESGLGAECASAGEVVRALDAGYDSVQYTAVNPPAEDLDVVLDRWRDGAEVTIVAGARDTVTRLRERGFDGRLAIRVNPGVGAGHHEKVTTGGHAKFGVPYDRAAALVDDARADFDVVGIHAHAGSGISGDDLEAHRELVSRMGDLARSVGPLEFVDIGGGFGVPYREADAPLDLDAVADATKDALGPVDATLAVEPGRYVVADAGVLLTRVNTVKPVDDEGSTGSVPVVAGVDAGMTTLLRPAMYDAYHAIRNLTDQRPERPVTVAGPVCETADLFCEERPMPAPRRDDLLAIGNAGAYGYEMASTYNSRPRPAEVVLDGDKVRLARERETIAGLTALEVDR, encoded by the coding sequence ATGAACGCGCAGGCGGCCGGCCCGGCCGTGCGACGCCTCGCCGACTGGTCGGCTGCCGACCTCGCCGACCTCGCCGACGAGTACGGCACGCCGCTCTACGTGACCGACCTCGACCGGGTGCGCGAGAACGCGACCCGCCTCCGGGCGGCCTTCGACGCCGACACCGACGACGTCGACGTTCGTTACGCCGTCAAGGCCCACACCGGCCGGGCCGTCTTGGAGACGGTCCGCGAGAGCGGCCTCGGCGCCGAGTGTGCGTCCGCCGGCGAGGTGGTGCGCGCCCTCGACGCCGGCTACGACAGCGTGCAGTACACGGCGGTCAACCCGCCGGCCGAGGACCTCGACGTCGTTCTCGACCGCTGGCGCGACGGTGCCGAGGTGACTATCGTCGCCGGTGCTCGGGATACCGTGACGCGCCTCCGCGAGCGCGGTTTCGACGGCCGCCTCGCGATTCGGGTCAACCCCGGCGTCGGCGCCGGCCATCACGAGAAGGTGACGACCGGCGGCCACGCCAAGTTCGGCGTCCCCTACGACCGCGCGGCGGCCCTCGTCGACGACGCGCGGGCCGACTTCGACGTGGTCGGGATTCACGCCCACGCCGGTAGCGGCATCAGCGGCGACGACCTGGAGGCCCACCGCGAGCTCGTCTCGCGGATGGGCGACCTGGCGCGCTCGGTGGGCCCGCTGGAGTTCGTCGACATCGGCGGCGGGTTCGGCGTCCCCTACCGCGAGGCCGACGCGCCGCTCGACCTAGACGCCGTCGCCGACGCGACGAAGGACGCACTCGGCCCCGTAGACGCCACGCTTGCGGTCGAACCCGGGCGCTACGTCGTCGCCGACGCGGGCGTCCTCCTGACGCGGGTGAACACGGTCAAGCCCGTCGACGACGAGGGGTCGACCGGGAGCGTGCCCGTCGTCGCCGGCGTCGACGCCGGCATGACGACGTTGCTCCGGCCGGCGATGTACGACGCCTACCACGCGATTCGAAACCTGACCGACCAGCGTCCGGAACGGCCGGTGACCGTCGCCGGCCCCGTCTGCGAGACGGCGGACCTGTTCTGCGAGGAGCGACCGATGCCCGCCCCGCGTCGCGACGACTTGCTCGCAATCGGCAACGCGGGCGCCTACGGCTACGAGATGGCGAGTACGTACAACTCGCGGCCCCGGCCCGCTGAGGTCGTACTCGACGGCGACAAGGTTCGTCTCGCCCGCGAGCGCGAGACCATCGCCGGCCTCACCGCGCTGGAGGTGGACCGATGA
- a CDS encoding uracil-DNA glycosylase family protein, whose amino-acid sequence MRTVTDRISNPFGMEPPCERFVPGYGDANAHFHVVGDHPGVHGGSETGVPFTDCEAGHRLQRALHDAGLLESTGDEPSVDSTYLSYLHTCVPDGDPTEDDYARMEPFFDAELRAIAAHVLLPVGERATRHVLETCTARNPDDVDIDALHATEVLGSGWLVLPIREPTAWASDDATQLVDAIDTLRATDYRRETDLGRFVAGNEPYLVR is encoded by the coding sequence GTGCGAACCGTCACCGACCGCATCAGCAATCCGTTCGGTATGGAACCGCCCTGTGAGCGGTTCGTCCCCGGCTACGGCGACGCCAACGCCCACTTTCACGTCGTCGGCGACCACCCCGGTGTCCACGGCGGGAGCGAGACGGGCGTCCCCTTCACCGACTGCGAGGCCGGCCACCGACTCCAGCGCGCGCTCCACGATGCCGGCCTCTTGGAGTCGACGGGCGACGAACCCAGCGTCGACTCGACGTACCTCTCCTATCTCCATACCTGCGTCCCCGATGGCGACCCGACTGAGGACGACTACGCCCGGATGGAGCCCTTTTTCGACGCGGAACTCCGCGCCATCGCCGCGCACGTCCTCCTCCCAGTGGGCGAACGAGCCACGCGACACGTACTCGAAACCTGCACGGCTCGCAACCCCGACGACGTCGACATCGACGCCCTCCATGCGACGGAAGTGCTCGGGAGTGGCTGGCTGGTGTTGCCGATTCGGGAGCCGACGGCGTGGGCGTCCGACGACGCGACGCAGTTGGTCGACGCCATCGACACTCTCCGTGCCACCGACTACCGCCGCGAGACGGACCTCGGCCGGTTCGTCGCCGGCAACGAACCGTATCTCGTTCGCTGA
- a CDS encoding 2,3,4,5-tetrahydropyridine-2,6-dicarboxylate N-succinyltransferase, with the protein MTLQSDVSDLWQRYDDDAVDAETATTDDMATIDAFLDALEAGEIRAAEKQGDEWEANEWVKQGILLNFGLRATEARSYGGVDYHDVLPLRETGDLGDRGTRNTPDGTTIRRGAYLGADCIMMSPSFVNIGAHVGDGTLVDSCDTVGSCAQIGENVKLGANTLIGGVLEPVEDAPVIVEDGVSLGAGCRVTSGFVVGENTVVGENTLLSPRIPVYDLVEEEVIYGHLPPERRAFTRMVESSIGDHDLFAGGAYKPAVVAMDIEADTRDATKREEALRE; encoded by the coding sequence ATGACACTCCAATCCGACGTATCCGACCTGTGGCAGCGCTACGACGACGACGCGGTCGACGCCGAGACGGCGACGACCGACGACATGGCGACTATCGACGCCTTCCTCGACGCTCTCGAGGCGGGCGAGATTCGCGCCGCCGAGAAGCAGGGCGACGAGTGGGAGGCCAACGAATGGGTGAAGCAGGGCATCCTGCTCAACTTCGGCCTGCGCGCGACGGAGGCACGCTCCTACGGCGGCGTCGACTACCACGACGTCCTGCCCCTGCGCGAGACGGGTGACCTCGGCGACCGGGGCACGCGCAACACGCCCGACGGAACGACCATCCGCCGCGGCGCCTACCTCGGCGCCGACTGCATCATGATGAGTCCCTCCTTCGTCAACATCGGTGCCCACGTCGGCGACGGCACCCTCGTCGACTCCTGTGACACCGTCGGCTCCTGTGCCCAAATCGGCGAGAACGTCAAGCTCGGCGCCAACACGCTCATCGGCGGCGTCCTCGAACCCGTCGAGGACGCGCCAGTCATCGTCGAGGACGGCGTCTCGCTCGGTGCCGGCTGTCGGGTCACGAGCGGGTTCGTCGTCGGCGAGAACACGGTCGTCGGCGAGAACACGCTCCTGTCGCCGCGCATCCCGGTGTACGACCTCGTCGAGGAGGAGGTCATCTACGGTCACCTGCCGCCGGAGCGCCGCGCCTTCACCCGGATGGTCGAGTCCTCCATCGGTGACCACGACCTGTTCGCGGGCGGCGCGTACAAGCCCGCGGTGGTCGCGATGGACATCGAGGCCGACACCCGAGACGCCACGAAGCGGGAGGAGGCGCTCCGGGAATGA
- a CDS encoding phytanoyl-CoA dioxygenase family protein — MSLSDRQFEQYQRDGYVVVEDLLSDDEVARVTDRIREYVAGDRTETTFSRMLEPDIDPDEFDHEGDPVRKFEGVSMAREDDVFADLAHHEGILEVIQQLQGPNVDLLRSAAMLKPPQVGSEKKFHQDAAYYPIQPRDHVTVWIALDEATTDNGCMRVVPGAHTDGLIGHEAIEYDTDIAITERDYDIDDTVALPMEPGSVLFQHCLLPHYTAPNTTETWRRAFILAYMRSRSRFTDDEPPEWVDSLHVAGDEFPGCV; from the coding sequence ATGTCGCTCAGCGACCGACAGTTCGAACAGTATCAGCGGGACGGCTACGTCGTCGTCGAGGACTTGCTCTCGGACGACGAGGTGGCCCGCGTCACCGACCGCATCCGCGAGTACGTCGCCGGCGACCGGACCGAGACGACGTTCAGTCGGATGCTCGAACCCGACATCGACCCCGACGAGTTCGACCACGAGGGCGACCCGGTTCGGAAGTTCGAGGGCGTCAGCATGGCCCGCGAAGACGACGTGTTCGCCGACCTCGCCCACCACGAGGGCATCCTCGAAGTCATCCAGCAGCTCCAGGGTCCGAACGTCGACCTCCTCCGGAGCGCCGCGATGCTCAAGCCGCCACAGGTCGGGAGCGAGAAGAAGTTCCACCAAGACGCCGCGTACTACCCGATTCAGCCCCGTGACCACGTAACCGTCTGGATTGCACTCGACGAGGCGACGACGGACAACGGTTGTATGCGCGTCGTGCCGGGCGCGCACACGGACGGCCTCATCGGCCACGAGGCCATCGAGTACGACACGGACATCGCCATCACGGAGCGTGACTACGACATCGACGATACCGTGGCCCTCCCGATGGAACCGGGGAGCGTCCTCTTCCAGCACTGTCTCCTGCCCCACTACACCGCGCCGAACACGACCGAGACGTGGCGGCGGGCGTTCATCCTCGCGTACATGCGGTCTCGGTCCCGCTTCACGGACGACGAACCGCCCGAGTGGGTCGACTCGTTGCACGTCGCCGGCGACGAGTTCCCCGGGTGCGTCTGA
- a CDS encoding helix-turn-helix transcriptional regulator, with product MESALADIEFLALSPNRVSVLRLLAEERHTRRDLAVTTGASQATLGRILRDFEERSWIERVDGAYVATATGELVADAFLDLLSVVETEHDLRPIVEYLPTAALGFDLRRLGDATITVPSGTKPNAPIRRVLDLLRESSSVRVFSHAFNEGSLDVIERRVTDGEMTFEGVFSRDAIDAVADDEGLRSRLTSLLDAPEASLRVRDDDIPVATTVADDVVHLLLRDVNGVLQASVDTDDRAVSDWAHDTFETYWDAASPLDAADIRE from the coding sequence ATGGAGTCGGCACTGGCGGACATCGAGTTCCTCGCGCTCTCGCCCAATCGCGTGTCGGTGCTCCGATTGCTCGCCGAGGAGCGTCACACGCGACGGGACCTCGCGGTGACGACCGGCGCTTCACAGGCCACGCTCGGTCGTATCCTCCGCGATTTCGAGGAGCGGTCGTGGATAGAGCGGGTCGACGGCGCCTACGTCGCCACCGCGACTGGCGAACTCGTCGCCGACGCTTTTCTGGATTTGCTGTCGGTCGTCGAGACGGAACACGACCTGCGGCCCATCGTCGAGTATCTCCCGACGGCGGCGCTGGGGTTCGACCTTCGACGCCTCGGCGATGCGACCATCACCGTCCCAAGCGGGACGAAACCCAACGCGCCCATTCGGCGCGTCCTCGACCTCTTGCGGGAATCGTCGTCGGTCCGCGTGTTCTCCCACGCCTTCAACGAGGGGAGTCTCGACGTCATCGAGCGCCGCGTCACCGACGGCGAGATGACCTTCGAGGGCGTCTTCTCGCGCGACGCCATCGACGCCGTGGCCGACGACGAGGGCCTGCGCAGCCGCCTGACATCACTACTCGACGCCCCCGAGGCGAGCCTCCGCGTTCGCGACGACGACATCCCCGTGGCGACGACTGTCGCCGACGACGTGGTCCACCTACTGTTGCGAGACGTGAACGGCGTCCTGCAGGCCTCCGTCGACACCGACGACCGAGCCGTGAGCGACTGGGCCCACGACACCTTCGAGACGTACTGGGACGCGGCGTCGCCACTCGACGCCGCGGACATTCGCGAGTGA
- a CDS encoding M20/M25/M40 family metallo-hydrolase yields the protein MSDAFDPVDFLESAVPIDSHEDVTAMREFLVETLEANGADPLVDDAGNTLATRGEGSPHIVLNTHIDTVSPHIPYERDGDVIRGRGSCDAKGPLAALLAAFFAVDTDRSGRVTLAVTPDEEVYSTGAAALDVTVLPDVDTDGDCYVVGEPTGLDVCTAAKGRFEGTLHLSGRNAHAADPDSGVNAVAAAEGALAAIREFDAERDPHPDLGPATLTPTVVEGGKVTNQVPADCALTVDRRSVPPESAEGFRDSLEATVDDATHADVGVDFELTDRPTPFLEAFATDADAPVVRHLAAAATGVTDGDAGDVRPFTAATEASYFSPAPTVVFGPGVLADETGPVAHADREYVRVADVERAATALTDALAALRG from the coding sequence GTGAGCGACGCCTTCGACCCCGTCGACTTCCTTGAATCCGCGGTCCCAATCGACTCCCACGAGGACGTGACGGCAATGCGTGAGTTCCTCGTGGAGACGCTCGAAGCGAACGGCGCGGACCCACTCGTCGACGACGCGGGCAACACGCTCGCGACGCGGGGCGAGGGGTCGCCCCATATCGTCCTCAACACCCACATCGACACCGTCTCGCCGCATATCCCCTACGAGCGCGACGGCGACGTGATTCGCGGCCGTGGCTCCTGTGACGCGAAGGGACCGCTCGCGGCGCTCCTTGCCGCCTTCTTCGCCGTCGACACCGACCGCTCGGGACGGGTCACCCTCGCCGTCACGCCCGACGAGGAAGTCTACTCGACGGGCGCCGCGGCGCTCGACGTGACCGTCCTACCGGATGTCGACACCGACGGCGACTGCTACGTCGTCGGCGAGCCGACCGGGCTGGACGTCTGTACGGCCGCGAAGGGGCGCTTCGAGGGGACGCTCCACCTCTCGGGGCGGAACGCCCACGCCGCCGACCCCGACTCCGGCGTCAACGCCGTCGCCGCCGCGGAGGGGGCGCTGGCGGCGATTCGGGAGTTCGACGCCGAGCGCGACCCGCACCCGGACCTCGGCCCGGCGACGCTGACGCCGACAGTCGTCGAGGGCGGCAAGGTGACGAATCAGGTGCCGGCCGACTGTGCGCTCACCGTCGACCGGCGGAGCGTTCCCCCCGAATCGGCCGAGGGGTTCCGCGACTCGCTCGAAGCCACCGTCGACGACGCCACGCATGCCGACGTGGGCGTCGACTTCGAGCTCACCGACCGCCCGACGCCGTTTCTCGAAGCCTTCGCGACGGACGCCGACGCGCCGGTGGTGCGTCACCTCGCGGCGGCCGCGACGGGCGTCACCGACGGCGACGCGGGCGACGTTCGTCCATTTACCGCCGCGACTGAGGCGTCCTACTTCTCGCCCGCGCCCACCGTCGTCTTCGGGCCGGGCGTCCTCGCCGACGAGACGGGCCCCGTCGCCCACGCCGACCGGGAGTACGTCCGCGTCGCCGACGTGGAGCGCGCGGCGACGGCGCTGACCGACGCCCTCGCGGCGCTCCGGGGATAA